In Rhodamnia argentea isolate NSW1041297 chromosome 4, ASM2092103v1, whole genome shotgun sequence, the following proteins share a genomic window:
- the LOC115753852 gene encoding uncharacterized protein LOC115753852, whose product MAQLDTLNHSSGTYDELSTCENDFSRPNSGRLSTDSSFLSFYEDLGLGRMSDSSVSLHFEDDEMSLQSSTFQSALAHESAMQDGEGSMSQSPCLAEAVEEEMLRTKLELKRTIDLYHAACKEAIRAKQTVRDCHKYQNELEKKLQEARSSEQAALAAMEKEREKCKMAAKAQRLTGEEVGKRLDAEKKAYKEVEYWSLFHIMVVLIFFYVYFIYLN is encoded by the exons ATGGCACAACTCGATACGCTTAACCATTCGAG CGGGACGTACGATGAACTCTCTACCTGTGAGAATGATTTCTCCCGTCCAAACTCGGGGAGACTGAGCACCGACAGCAGTTTCCTTTCCTTCTATGAAGATCTGGGATTGGGACGCATGAGCGATTCTTCGGTGAGCTTACATTTTGAAGATGACGAAATGTCCTTGCAGTCAAGCACGTTCCAATCCGCTTTGGCACACGAGTCAGCGATGCAAGATGGTGAAGGGTCGATGTCGCAGTCACCGTGTCTCGCT GAAGCAGTGGAAGAAGAAATGTTAAGGACCAAATTGGAGCTCAAGAGGACGATAGACCTGTACCATGCAGCCTGCAAGGAAGCAATCCGAGCGAAGCAGACG GTGAGGGACTGTCACAAATACCAGAACGAACTGGAGAAGAAGTTGCAGGAAGCACGTTCATCGGAGCAAGCCGCATTGGCAGCgatggagaaggagagagagaaatgcaaGATGGCAGCAAAGGCTCAGCGACTGACCGGCGAGGAGGTGGGGAAGAGATTGGATGCCGAGAAAAAAGCGTACAAGGAGGTTGAGTACTGGAGCTTGTTCCACATAATGGTGGTTTTGATATTCTTCTATGTCTATTTCATCTATTTGAATTGA
- the LOC125314624 gene encoding uncharacterized protein LOC125314624, with protein MVSLRGNNNNVVAARAEGEGGGRERLIAVAIDRDKPSRYALKWAIENVVSSSNQTLKLVHVKSRPSTSLLPFPAWSEETQPDAQTAELFLPFRCYCLRRHVRFHFLTFHSYPKQFEKLE; from the exons ATGGTGAGCTTGAGAGGGAACAACAACAATGTGGTGGCGGCGAGGGCAGAAGGCGAAGGTGGTGGTAGGGAAAGATTGATAGCGGTTGCGATCGACAGGGACAAGCCCAGCAGATATGCTCTCAAATGGGCCATCGAAAACGTCGTCTCCTCCTCGAACCAGACCCTCAAGCTTGTTCACGTCAAGAGTCGGCCTTCAACATCCCTTCTTCCATTTccag CCTGGTCGGAAGAGACGCAACCCGATGCTCAAACAGCGGAGCTCTTCCTTCCCTTCCGCTGCTATTGCTTGCGGAGACATGTGCGTTTCCACTTCCTAACCTTCCATTCCTATCCAAAACAGTTTGAAAAACTTGAATGA